A single Paucidesulfovibrio gracilis DSM 16080 DNA region contains:
- a CDS encoding ribbon-helix-helix protein, CopG family, which yields MATNKKRITVSLTEDQYFTLENLAKEKGFSKSAILALALENYSRKELEQKK from the coding sequence ATGGCTACAAATAAAAAAAGAATTACGGTCAGTCTAACCGAAGACCAGTATTTTACTTTGGAAAATCTTGCGAAAGAAAAGGGTTTTTCTAAGTCTGCAATTTTAGCTTTAGCTTTAGAAAATTATTCAAGAAAGGAATTAGAACAAAAAAAATAA